The segment CTGCCCCAACACCTACAAAACATCAAGtgtgaacaaaacaaaaaagaaccAAGTGAAATGGTAAGTATGGGAGGCTAAAGATGAGACCTTAAAGCGAGCACATTGAAGGAAAATTTAGATTTTCCCTGAAGCATCGTTTCTTTGTTATGTTTTTTTTCTTGTGGTGGGGGGTGCAAAGCTTGCGTTCTGGATGTGTCCCCCATGCTCTTCCTCTGGCTGAGGTTGTCCAGACAAGAAGGCTGGGCggggtgtgtgtaagtgtgtgtatgtgtggagggGGGTCAGCTGGACAGGAACTCCAGGAGTGCAATATTAACAGGCCTCTGAAGGGAGAGCTGCAGCCTCACAtctctacagagagagaaagagggaacaaaAATGTGTAATGATTATAGAATATCCACAAAGCTATTTACTTTCCTACACAACACGTGCAGTAGTGACAGTAAATCAACTATACAACCAGTTTAGTTGCCAAAGTACTTCTCTCACCTGACAGTGCTTCGATAGGCTgactggaggggtggagggtggccATGGGGATCCCCTTGTCCTCAAAGGCCACCCTGGGCCCCTCGGGACCCCCGTCACAGTCGATGAGGCCCTGGTTGCGGCCCTCTGCGTCGATGAGGGGCCGGCCCTTGGAGTTGACACCCAGGTCAATGAGGTCCTCGAAGCTCCAGGGGCCAGGCTTACCGTTGAGCCCCGGGGCCAGCTTGTTAGAGTCCTCGTTCAGGAACTCTGAGCCTTCTACCAGGCGACCCTTAGGCACTGGactggaaggggagggagagagccagTCAGAGTGTAAGGAAGGCGTCGAGTGGGTAAGTGAAAGAGACACTTAAAGCCAAAATAGTCCTACAGTGTCATTGTGCTTCAAGTatttgggagtgtgtgtgtgttagtgtcataCTTAACAGCCAGGGGCTCCTCAGCGCTGGTTCCGTTGTTGTTCTCCTTGTCGTCCGCCTCTGGCTTCCAGTTCACGCTGCCCAGCGGCTCCCTACGCTCTCCCATTGGCTCGCTGCGGGTCAGGCCATGCCCCTCGTCCATGCAGTCCGTCTCCATGGCGACATCTCCGGTCTGGGCTGACTCGTCATCTGCGGAGACGAAACAAGCAGATGACTCAATTTGCACACGTACACAGAGGGAGTGGTGTCTGTGCAAACAGACAGGCCATtcacagtgtacacacacacggaTGGTGGACAGTTACCCTTGGTTTCTTCGTCACCCGCCTCGTCTCCCTCCTCATCCTGCATGTCTTTCTCATCATAATCTCTCTAAACAGTAAACATTAACAGAGTACTGGTTAAAATATCCATTAACAAGTAGGTGCAAGTACTACTGGGTGTTCTTACCCAAGCGACTGACTTAAGTATTGTAGAAATGCCTGTTGCCATGGAGAGATCAGAGCTTTAGAAATGTGAACTCACTTTTTCTAGGTCCCCTTTTCTGGTTCTCTTCATGATCTCCTCAATTCGCTGTAAGTTAGAGCGACAGGAAGGTTCATGTCAAGAACTGCTGGAAAATTACACCCTGCAGACACTCAATGTAATACAAGTTAATGACACGATCGATTTGATTGGACTGCTTTAAAATTCAAGTGTTGGTATATAGGAAGTGGATGTAGGGGGTGTTTTCACTGAGTGTGCAtactattatttttttttacccccttttctccccaatttcgtggtatccaatcgctagtaattactatcttgtctcatcgctacaactcccgtacgggctcaggagagacgaaggtcgaaagccatgcgtcctccgaagcccaacccaaccaagccgcactgcttcttaacgcagcgcgcctccaacccggaagccagccacaccaatgtgtcggaggaaacaccgtgcatccGGCTACCTTGGTTAGCGAGCACTGCgccaggcccgccacaggagtcgctggtgcgcgatgagacaaggatatccctaccggccaaaccctccctaacccggacgacgctaggccaattatgcgtcgccccacagacctcccggtcgcggccggctgcgacagagcctgggggcgaacccagagtctctggtggcgcagctagcgctgcgatgcagtgccctagactactgcgccacccgggaggcctgagTGTGCATACttaatgtatataatgaacatgtTACTGAGACCATAGTGAATGCATACAGTGTGTATGATAAAGTGTGCAAGATGAAATGGTGATTCTCCACCCACCTTCTTCCTCTCCATGCGTTCCTTATGGTTCTGggccatgaccctctctctctcaatgcggACCTTCTCTGCCTCAATTGTAGCCTGTGCCTCCGCCTCTTCACGCTGCGATTGGACAAACATGTTACCAATCACACAAGCAACCAATCAATTAGATCAACACAAGACTAAAAACATTTGTCCGTACCTCTTTCTGTAGCTCAGCCTGTCTCACGGCCTCCTCTACCTccagtctttctctgtctgcctcCGCCATAAGagcgtcctcctcctctttcttcttcctctcctccgccagcctcttctcctcctccaggcATTTCAACCGAGCCTCCTCAGCCAAgcgtttctcctcctccttcctgagCCTGTAGATAACGAGATATGGTCGGTCAATTTCcccccagagagagaaagagattataGTAGCCTCGTCTGGTTCCtcacttctcctcctcctctctcagaacTCGGAgtgcctcctccctctccttcttctccctCGCCAGACGACGGTTCTCGGCCAGGATCATGGCAGCCTCTGCAGCCGAGTTGGTGCCCGCCATGGACTTGTCTGAGAGCCAGAGGACACACACAAGagtttatatataatatatatatatatttatattcataTATTGGTTCACTAATAACCAAGTTTCAAGTCATAATAACCCATTTTCAAGGCATAGCCAACAAGATACAGGAGCCATAGCACCAAACAGAACTCTACTACTATATAGCACATTGAGAGGAGAATGAGAACTataggttgagagagggagatcgataaaaaaagaagaaaaaaaagagcgAAACAAAGGTTGGGATCCGATTTCAAATGACAGTCTCTGTGGCTGCTGGTCATAAAGAGCTCTCTGTGTGTCCTACTGCAGACAGTCCTATTGATAGCAGTGAGTCCCTGCAGCACACACAGTATCCATTAACCCTCTCCTAATGAgttctacagtagtagtacaggACTCTCACCAGAAGGGGGCATGAGACATCTCTAGGGCTAACAGGATGTAACTACAGCTGGGAGGGAGTTAATGGCTGTGCTGGTCCACAGAGAATTTACAGCTAGCTACAGACCAACTTTCTGCTGCTGCCACGTTAGTTTCCCTTGCTAATTAACCGCAGAGGAACACACTGTGGTGAAACTTAGGAATTAAGCTATAGATCATCAGGATGGAGGACAGAGCAGAGGCTACTATGAGCCAAACGGATGTTCTTTATTACTCAGTTCCCATACAGTACAGGGTTTCCAACCCACTGCCTCAGGGACTCGCAGTACAGGCCCTCGCTCTCATTATCAGATGAAAGTGAGTCTCAAGCCTATGAGACTGTTGGTGTTTTTTCCTGCTTGATCGGAGCACGGCAAGGTCCTTATGCAAGAGAGATTTTAGCCCAATGTCATGACTGTGGTACTGACAGAAGGAAATGGCTAACTCAGCTTAGAGAGAAAGGTGATCTCAGTGAGGTTGGAGGTCCTCTTCACTCACCGTCCTTGTCTTTGGTCTTACTGGAGGTGATATGAGTAGGGGTGGGTGTTGTGCTGGTCTGGGGAGCCTCTGGGGACTGGGGCGCCACAGGCTGGACGGGACACAGGTCCTTCGGCTTGGAGTCCCTCTTCCGCAGGGTTGGGGGGCCAGTGGGGGTGAGGGCCGGTCTCTGGATGGGTGGaggtttggccgaggtaggctgGGGGGACGGGGGCTTGGCCGAGCTAAACTGAGGAGATGAGGGGCGATGTTTGATACCCCCAGGTGACGGGGGACGGTTACGTGGGCTTGCCCTGTAGAGGGGAGACAAGATTTATGACGTTTTATAAATTAACAGCTAAGCAATTTCAACAGTACACAATTAAACACAGGAAATATTGAATATAGTTCAAACATTTTCTCAGGGAGAAATGTGGTGTCTTACTTTGCACTTGGGGAGGGGGTTCTCTTGCTCGCtgagaggggggcgggggagggcgaGCGGTGGCGTCCTGCGATGTTGGAGGGCGAGGCGGGACGTTTCCCTCCGGGCGACGAGAACCTTTTCTCCTTCTGTCGTTCCACAAAGATAGTGAGAGAAGAGGGACCATTCAGTCTTACGTCAGATCCTCCAAATGTCATATTTTATCATCCTTAAAATaacacatttaaaaataaaaaatgttttatc is part of the Salvelinus fontinalis isolate EN_2023a chromosome 6, ASM2944872v1, whole genome shotgun sequence genome and harbors:
- the map7d3 gene encoding ensconsin isoform X6; the encoded protein is MAEGATSLKELRAQMAASAQAQAEERRSLAGNSPVPVSPATANTPSNTTAAKSPRPVIDGAALRIDDRLRVAKERREEADRQQAAKDSQILEREHKAKLQVARQMEERQKKLDEQRRKEEQRRSAVEEKRKQKQEEEKEHYEAVMRRTLERSQRVEQRQKRWSWGGLSESDNRSARKPLASPVDGGFLSRLLTPTQASLARSKSTAALSAEGGDAPECHLCPRSASASPLHPVQRGPLRSRSIDRQKSAASADQVDPSLKEKRFSSPGGKRPASPSNIAGRHRSPSPAPLSASKRTPSPSAKASPRNRPPSPGGIKHRPSSPQFSSAKPPSPQPTSAKPPPIQRPALTPTGPPTLRKRDSKPKDLCPVQPVAPQSPEAPQTSTTPTPTHITSSKTKDKDDKSMAGTNSAAEAAMILAENRRLAREKKEREEALRVLREEEEKLRKEEEKRLAEEARLKCLEEEKRLAEERKKKEEEDALMAEADRERLEVEEAVRQAELQKEREEAEAQATIEAEKVRIERERVMAQNHKERMERKKRIEEIMKRTRKGDLEKRDYDEKDMQDEEGDEAGDEETKDDESAQTGDVAMETDCMDEGHGLTRSEPMGERREPLGSVNWKPEADDKENNNGTSAEEPLAVNPVPKGRLVEGSEFLNEDSNKLAPGLNGKPGPWSFEDLIDLGVNSKGRPLIDAEGRNQGLIDCDGGPEGPRVAFEDKGIPMATLHPSSQPIEALSEM
- the map7d3 gene encoding ensconsin isoform X4, which codes for MAEGATSLKELRAQMAASAQAQAEERRSLAGNSPVPVSPATANTPSNTTAAKSPRPVIDGAALRIDDRLRVAKERREEADRQQAAKDSQILEREHKAKLQVARQMEERQKKLDEQRRKEEQRRSAVEEKRKQKQEEEKEHYEAVMRRTLERSQRVEQRQKRWSWGGLSESDNRSGDPDAGAASPVAIVISPASPEKPPRTQSAVDKRSTSTMNLKQLSEAGINKRLSSSSATLINSPDKTRKPLASPVDGGFLSRLLTPTQASLARSKSTAALSAEGGDAPECHLCPRSASASPLHPVQRGPLRSRSIDRQKSAASADQVDPSLKEKRFSSPGGKRPASPSNIAGRHRSPSPAPLSASKRTPSPSAKASPRNRPPSPGGIKHRPSSPQFSSAKPPSPQPTSAKPPPIQRPALTPTGPPTLRKRDSKPKDLCPVQPVAPQSPEAPQTSTTPTPTHITSSKTKDKDDKSMAGTNSAAEAAMILAENRRLAREKKEREEALRVLREEEEKLRKEEEKRLAEEARLKCLEEEKRLAEERKKKEEEDALMAEADRERLEVEEAVRQAELQKEREEAEAQATIEAEKVRIERERVMAQNHKERMERKKRIEEIMKRTRKGDLEKRDYDEKDMQDEEGDEAGDEETKDDESAQTGDVAMETDCMDEGHGLTRSEPMGERREPLGSVNWKPEADDKENNNGTSAEEPLAVNPVPKGRLVEGSEFLNEDSNKLAPGLNGKPGPWSFEDLIDLGVNSKGRPLIDAEGRNQGLIDCDGGPEGPRVAFEDKGIPMATLHPSSQPIEALSEM
- the map7d3 gene encoding ensconsin isoform X5, with amino-acid sequence MAEGATSLKELRAQMAASAQAQAEERRSLAGNSPVPVSPATANTPSNTTAAKSPRPVIDGAALRIDDRLRVAKERREEADRQQAAKDSQILEREHKAKLQVARQMEERQKKLDEQRRKEEQRRSAVEEKRKQKQEEEKEHYEAVMRRTLERSQRVEQRQKRWSWGGLSESDNRSVDKRSTSTMNLKQLSEAGINKRLSSSSATLINSPDKTRKPLASPVDGGFLSRLLTPTQASLARSKSTAALSAEGGDAPECHLCPRSASASPLHPVQRGPLRSRSIDRQKSAASADQVDPSLKEKRFSSPGGKRPASPSNIAGRHRSPSPAPLSASKRTPSPSAKASPRNRPPSPGGIKHRPSSPQFSSAKPPSPQPTSAKPPPIQRPALTPTGPPTLRKRDSKPKDLCPVQPVAPQSPEAPQTSTTPTPTHITSSKTKDKDDKSMAGTNSAAEAAMILAENRRLAREKKEREEALRVLREEEEKLRKEEEKRLAEEARLKCLEEEKRLAEERKKKEEEDALMAEADRERLEVEEAVRQAELQKEREEAEAQATIEAEKVRIERERVMAQNHKERMERKKRIEEIMKRTRKGDLEKRDYDEKDMQDEEGDEAGDEETKDDESAQTGDVAMETDCMDEGHGLTRSEPMGERREPLGSVNWKPEADDKENNNGTSAEEPLAVNPVPKGRLVEGSEFLNEDSNKLAPGLNGKPGPWSFEDLIDLGVNSKGRPLIDAEGRNQGLIDCDGGPEGPRVAFEDKGIPMATLHPSSQPIEALSEM
- the map7d3 gene encoding ensconsin isoform X3, which produces MAEGATSLKELRAQMAASAQAQAEERRSLAGNSPVPVSPATANTPSNTTAAKSPRPVIDGAALRIDDRLRVAKERREEADRQQAAKDSQILEREHKAKLQVARQMEERQKKLDEQRRKEEQRRSAVEEKRKQKQEEEKEHYEAVMRRTLERSQRVEQRQKRWSWGGLSESDNRSVDKRSTSTMNLKQLSEAGINKRLSSSSATLINSPDKSARVRSSSLNRLPRNDKIDLYTQPNKEGRKKLQVEQTGPSLKKRSSSLTRAGGGRMQTPSKLDKGTTDDQARKPLASPVDGGFLSRLLTPTQASLARSKSTAALSAEGGDAPECHLCPRSASASPLHPVQRGPLRSRSIDRQKSAASADQVDPSLKEKRFSSPGGKRPASPSNIAGRHRSPSPAPLSASKRTPSPSAKASPRNRPPSPGGIKHRPSSPQFSSAKPPSPQPTSAKPPPIQRPALTPTGPPTLRKRDSKPKDLCPVQPVAPQSPEAPQTSTTPTPTHITSSKTKDKDDKSMAGTNSAAEAAMILAENRRLAREKKEREEALRVLREEEEKLRKEEEKRLAEEARLKCLEEEKRLAEERKKKEEEDALMAEADRERLEVEEAVRQAELQKEREEAEAQATIEAEKVRIERERVMAQNHKERMERKKRIEEIMKRTRKGDLEKRDYDEKDMQDEEGDEAGDEETKDDESAQTGDVAMETDCMDEGHGLTRSEPMGERREPLGSVNWKPEADDKENNNGTSAEEPLAVNPVPKGRLVEGSEFLNEDSNKLAPGLNGKPGPWSFEDLIDLGVNSKGRPLIDAEGRNQGLIDCDGGPEGPRVAFEDKGIPMATLHPSSQPIEALSEM
- the map7d3 gene encoding ensconsin isoform X1; the protein is MAEGATSLKELRAQMAASAQAQAEERRSLAGNSPVPVSPATANTPSNTTAAKSPRPVIDGAALRIDDRLRVAKERREEADRQQAAKDSQILEREHKAKLQVARQMEERQKKLDEQRRKEEQRRSAVEEKRKQKQEEEKEHYEAVMRRTLERSQRVEQRQKRWSWGGLSESDNRSGDPDAGAASPVAIVISPASPEKPPRTQSAVDKRSTSTMNLKQLSEAGINKRLSSSSATLINSPDKSARVRSSSLNRLPRNDKIDLYTQPNKEGRKKLQVEQTGPSLKKRSSSLTRAGGGRMQTPSKLDKGTTDDQARKPLASPVDGGFLSRLLTPTQASLARSKSTAALSAEGGDAPECHLCPRSASASPLHPVQRGPLRSRSIDRQKSAASADQVDPSLKEKRFSSPGGKRPASPSNIAGRHRSPSPAPLSASKRTPSPSAKASPRNRPPSPGGIKHRPSSPQFSSAKPPSPQPTSAKPPPIQRPALTPTGPPTLRKRDSKPKDLCPVQPVAPQSPEAPQTSTTPTPTHITSSKTKDKDDKSMAGTNSAAEAAMILAENRRLAREKKEREEALRVLREEEEKLRKEEEKRLAEEARLKCLEEEKRLAEERKKKEEEDALMAEADRERLEVEEAVRQAELQKEREEAEAQATIEAEKVRIERERVMAQNHKERMERKKRIEEIMKRTRKGDLEKRDYDEKDMQDEEGDEAGDEETKDDESAQTGDVAMETDCMDEGHGLTRSEPMGERREPLGSVNWKPEADDKENNNGTSAEEPLAVNPVPKGRLVEGSEFLNEDSNKLAPGLNGKPGPWSFEDLIDLGVNSKGRPLIDAEGRNQGLIDCDGGPEGPRVAFEDKGIPMATLHPSSQPIEALSEM
- the map7d3 gene encoding ensconsin isoform X2, which encodes MTRNCHVGNSASAQAQAEERRSLAGNSPVPVSPATANTPSNTTAAKSPRPVIDGAALRIDDRLRVAKERREEADRQQAAKDSQILEREHKAKLQVARQMEERQKKLDEQRRKEEQRRSAVEEKRKQKQEEEKEHYEAVMRRTLERSQRVEQRQKRWSWGGLSESDNRSGDPDAGAASPVAIVISPASPEKPPRTQSAVDKRSTSTMNLKQLSEAGINKRLSSSSATLINSPDKSARVRSSSLNRLPRNDKIDLYTQPNKEGRKKLQVEQTGPSLKKRSSSLTRAGGGRMQTPSKLDKGTTDDQARKPLASPVDGGFLSRLLTPTQASLARSKSTAALSAEGGDAPECHLCPRSASASPLHPVQRGPLRSRSIDRQKSAASADQVDPSLKEKRFSSPGGKRPASPSNIAGRHRSPSPAPLSASKRTPSPSAKASPRNRPPSPGGIKHRPSSPQFSSAKPPSPQPTSAKPPPIQRPALTPTGPPTLRKRDSKPKDLCPVQPVAPQSPEAPQTSTTPTPTHITSSKTKDKDDKSMAGTNSAAEAAMILAENRRLAREKKEREEALRVLREEEEKLRKEEEKRLAEEARLKCLEEEKRLAEERKKKEEEDALMAEADRERLEVEEAVRQAELQKEREEAEAQATIEAEKVRIERERVMAQNHKERMERKKRIEEIMKRTRKGDLEKRDYDEKDMQDEEGDEAGDEETKDDESAQTGDVAMETDCMDEGHGLTRSEPMGERREPLGSVNWKPEADDKENNNGTSAEEPLAVNPVPKGRLVEGSEFLNEDSNKLAPGLNGKPGPWSFEDLIDLGVNSKGRPLIDAEGRNQGLIDCDGGPEGPRVAFEDKGIPMATLHPSSQPIEALSEM